Proteins encoded together in one Etheostoma cragini isolate CJK2018 chromosome 11, CSU_Ecrag_1.0, whole genome shotgun sequence window:
- the LOC117953167 gene encoding olfactory receptor 6N2-like, whose product MDNDFNVTYITFGGHVELQKFRYLYFVIIFTAYILVICSNSIIVFVIVINKSLHEPMYIFIAALLINSVLFSNAIYPKLLIDFLSERQIISYSGCLFQWFIYYTLACSEFFLLSAMAYDRYVSICKPLQYHTIMRKTTVYIFLILAWLLPACPVTVAILLGAHKKLCYFILKGIICNSTVQKLHCFPSAVLNIYGLTLFVFAVPLPVLFILLTYTRIFIVTYQSSREVRRKAAQTCLPHLLVLINFSCLSAYDVLLPRLEVDFHKTVRLIMSLQVILYHPLFNPIIYGLKMKEIYKQLKRLFCKMD is encoded by the coding sequence ATGGACAATGACTTTAATGTAACTTATATAACTTTTGGTGGGCATGTGGAACTGCAGAAATTCAGATATCTTTATTTTGTGATCATATTTACAGCATATATTCTCGTAATTTGCAGTAATTCTATCATTGTGTTTGTCATAGTGATTAACAAATCCCTCCATGAGcctatgtacattttcattgcagctTTGTTAATCAACTCTGTTCTTTTCAGCAATGCTATCTATCCGAAGCTTTTGATTGACTTTTTATCTGAACGACAGATCATATCTTATTCAGGCTGTCTCTTTCAATGGTTTATATATTACACTCTAGCCTGTTCAGAGTTCTTCCTGTTGTCAGCCATGGCCTATGACagatatgtgtctatatgtaaaCCTCTGCAATATCACACTAtcatgagaaaaacaactgtttatatTTTCCTGATTTTAGCTTGGCTTCTACCTGCTTGTCCAGTTACAGTGGCAATATTACTGGGTGCTCATAAAAAACTctgttactttattttgaaaggaataATTTGCAACAGCACAGTTCAGAAACTTCACTGTTTTCCGTCAGCAGTACTGAACATATATGGCTTGACTCTTTTTGTATTTGCTGTACCTCTCCCTGTACTCTTCATTCTTTTGACATACACCAGGATATTTATAGTAACCTATCAAAGTAGTAGAGAAGTCAGgagaaaagctgcacagacctgtTTACCCCACCTGTTGGTTCTGATCAACTTTTCCTGTTTGAGTGCCTATGATGTTCTTCTACCTCGGCTGGAAGTTGATTTCCACAAAACTGTACGTTTAATAATGTCCTTACAGGTTATTTTGTATCATCCTCTCTTTAATCCAATCATATATggactgaaaatgaaagaaatttatAAACAGCTAAAGAGGTTGTTCTGCAAAATGGACTAA